A portion of the Calliphora vicina chromosome 5, idCalVici1.1, whole genome shotgun sequence genome contains these proteins:
- the AIMP3 gene encoding eukaryotic translation elongation factor 1 epsilon-1, with product MCEVEAVSKIAKCLQVPLGKVQLNEEQVVTRTLNNKSVSGYATILNSLAKESKSNIATNSYQTREVEAQVYQWIEFAVLYVAPGSKDKHIAQQLLRDFNKMFLKQSYLVGHFLTLADLAVFYAIYDLVKSLSPIEKENYLNLSRWFDHLQQLPEVRQDGGLLNFTTIYLHGWATGTHV from the exons ATGTGTGAAGTTGAAGCTGTTTCCAAAATTGCCAAATGTTTGCAAGTACCTTTGGGTAAAGTGCAACTAAATGAGGAACAG GTGGTAACACGCACTCTCAACAACAAATCGGTATCAGGATATGCTACCATTCTTAATAGTTTGGCCAAAGAATCGAAATCAAACATTGCTACCAATAGCTATCAAACACGTGAAGTAGAGGCTCAGGTTTATCAATGGATTGAATTTGCTGTTCTTTACGTGGCACCTGGCTCAAAGGATAAGCACATTGCCCAACAATTATTGAGGGATTTTAACAAGATGTTTTTGAAACAATCGTATTTGGTGGGACATTTTCTCACATTGGCTGATTTAGCGGTCTTCTATGCCATTTATGATTTAGTG aaaTCTCTTTCCCCAAtcgaaaaagaaaattatttgaatttatctCGGTGGTTTGATCATCTGCAGCAATTGCCCGAAGTCCGTCAAGATGGCGGTTTATTAAACTTTACAACAATCTACTTGCACGGCTGGGCCACTGGTACTCATGTCTAA
- the Phax gene encoding phosphorylated adapter RNA export protein: MMDAELSLNDVDIEDGELSDTSEEVYTPLQRPASLTHNTTTTAAPVLTLRTDAKCTKMDADGAEEDKTTKAINNLDDEDECQSDDYSSSSGDSSDTCLDKGNKDKKIKNKKRHIKRTVMVRIHPTSDGAEQKKTQFKKYDIWTAALQEEALTENMRGCDVTRNGFNDRSVENYDFSLRYSLNGENSLKRRLSNSNDDLSDNDQPPPHSKRQKPSSRADVNESSTSSSSSSRRPVHERLGKRRDISGRRRSSPHSGGSDSNSYVPKHIEDLEEIEGRASVEVAREIAMKLREEKDDLLVRVVEVLGTELPLKIYKETQRIEAEGGMTIKNGQRRRTPGGVFLFLLKHHDSLKAEDLKAIFSEDRNNANKKQKDYKAIMRDRKVKELKKRLCEQGAELPSLNTRKELMLLGDEINQNQNDGNLSNPPPSPEAYEHLELDLKSIPINHVTNDVEVDVAEKPSTSHGIESKTLQTYEDDFLDVNCGDMDFF; encoded by the exons atGATGGATGCCGAGTTATCTCTAAATGATGTGGACATAGAGGATGGAGAG CTTTCAGATACATCAGAAGAAGTGTACACCCCACTCCAAAGGCCAGCATCACTGACCCACAATACAACTACTACCGCAGCACCAGTATTAACATTGAGAACTGATGCGAAATGCACAAAAATGGATGCCGATGGTGCAGAAGAAGACAAAACAACTAAAGCAATAAATAATCTTGATGATGAAGATGAATGCCAAAGTGATGATTATTCCTCATCGTCGGGAGACTCATCGGATACATGTTTAGATAAGGGAAATAAAGACAAgaagattaaaaataaaaaacgtcATATTAAACGCACCGTTATGGTACGTATACATCCCACCTCGGATGGTGCTGAACAGAAAAAAACTCAGTTCAAAAAGTACGATATTTGGACAGCTGCTCTGCAAGAAGAGGCTCTCACAGAAAATATGCGTGGCTGTGATGTCACCCGGAATGGTTTTAATGATCGTAGTGtagaaaattatgatttttcctTGCGATATAGTTTGAATGGGGAAAATAGCCTTAAAAGGCGTCTATCAAATTCCAACGACGATCTTTCCGACAACGATCAGCCTCCACCACACAGTAAACGCCAAAAACCTTCGAGTCGAGCCGATGTCAACGAGTCGTCTACGTCCTCTTCATCATCCTCCAGACGACCAGTACACGAGCGTTTGGGCAAACGTAGAGATATCAGTGGACGTCGACGTTCGTCTCCACATAGCGGTGGCTCGGACTCGAATTCATATGTCCCCAAGCATATAGAAGACTTGGAAGAAATAGAAGGGCGTGCATCTGTTGAGGTGGCTAGAGAAATTGCTATGAAACTACGCGAAGAGAAAGATGATCTATTag tACGTGTCGTAGAAGTTTTGGGTACAGAATTGCCTTTAAAGATCTATAAAGAAACGCAACGTATAGAGGCCGAAGGCGGCATGACAATAAAG aATGGTCAACGAAGACGTACTCCAGGTGGagtatttctttttcttttaaaacatcACGATTCACTTAAAGCAGAAGATCTTAAAGCTATATTCTCAGAAGATCGCAATAATGCtaataaaaaacagaaagaTTATAAAGCAATTATGCGCGATCGTAAAGTAAAAGAACTTAAAAAACGTCTATGTGAACAAGGCGCCGAATTGCCCAGCCTAAATACACGCAAAGAACTGATGTTACTGGGAGACGAGATTAATCAAAATCAAAACGATGGAAATT tATCAAATCCTCCGCCATCACCTGAAGCCTATGAACATCTTGAACTGGATTTAAAATCTATACCAATTAATCATGTAACCAATGATGTTGAGGTAGACGTTGCGGAAAAACCTTCAACATCGCATGGCATTGAGTCAAAAACATTACAAACTTATGAAGACGATTTTTTGGACGTTAACTGTGGAGATATGgactttttttaa
- the Su(var)2-10 gene encoding E3 SUMO-protein ligase PIAS2 isoform X2 yields MRKTRSQTNAENALLSGSANSSSRSAVVSSSTTATSHQQQQPQQHQMNSGNPQKRSTQTASLNFNEPARIKECEDMLSLLRVVELQKILSYLNISFAGRKIDYQRRILALLRTNFELIAPKVREIYSQSIADQQNNQYGPPEPKRMYSQMQMQPNAGGMVGANTAAQMGTAQQILNPANQAGMQAGVPPGNNVVPFLHAIPTQMPIHPDVRLKKLAFYDVLGTLIKPSSLVPRNAQRIQEVPFYFTLTPQQATEIASNRDIRNSSKIEHAIQVQLRFCLLETSCDQEDCFPPSVSVKVNNKLCQLPNVIPTNRPNVEPKRPPRPVNVTSNVKLSPTVTNTITVQWCPDYTRGYCIAVYLVKKLTSAQLLQRMKQKGVKPADYTRALIKEKLTEDADCEIATTMLKVSLNCPLGKMKMSIPCRASTCSHLQCFDASLFLQMNERKPTWNCPVCDKAAVYDNLVIDGYFQEVLASNLLKPDDTEIQLHKDGSWSTHSLRNEGQILDTPTKPVEKVEVISDDIELITTEDVKPVKAVASASLNSNEQPSSTTNSETVDLTLSDSDDDLPLAKRRPIAKPNTNQGAPSSTMNGNGGGGNQRGMYMQQKNDNDVISLDSPSPPASPVRSDVGVSSTTTMTTNVYHNQYFTSDEAKRNFILNKGAYNR; encoded by the exons ATGCGTAAGACGCGATCCCAAACCAATGCAGAAAATGCGTTGCTGTCTGGCAGTGCCAATAGCAGTTCGCGTTCTGCAGTTGTATCCTCATCAACAACTGCCACAAGCCACCAGCAGCAACAACCTCAACAGCATCAGATGAATTCCGGCAACCCACAAAAGAGAAGTACTCAAACAGCTTCCCTCAATTTTAATGAACCGGCCAGGATTAAG gaatgTGAAGATATGTTAAGCCTTCTTCGTGTGGTTGAACTGCAAAAGATACTTTCGTATTTAAACATTTCCTTTGCCGGGCGCAAAATTGACTACCAGAGAAGAATTTTAGCATTGCTACGCACTAATTTCGAATTAATTGCACCAAAGGTACGGGAAATTTACTCGCAATCCAT TGCTGATCAACAAAATAATCAATACGGTCCACCGGAGCCAAAAAGAATGTATTCACAAATGCAAATGCAACCGAATGCCGGTGGTATGGTAGGTGCCAATACTGCGGCTCAAATGGGAACAGCACAACAAATCTTAAATCCAGCAAATCAGGCTGGTATGCAAGCAGGTGTACCGCCTGGCAATAATGTAGTACCATTTCTACATGCTATACCCACACAAATGCCGATTCATCCAGATGTACGTTtgaaaaaattagctttttatgATGTGCTGGGCACTTTGATCAAACCTTCGTCGCTGGTGCCTCGTAATGCTCAGCGCATACAGGAAGTACCATTTTATTTTACACTAACACCACAACAAGCCACAGAAATAGCATCGAATCGTGACATTCGCAACAGTTCAAAAATAGAACACGCTATACAAGTGCAGTTAAGATTCTGTCTATTAGAGACTTCATGCGACCAAGAGGATTGCTTTCCGCCAAGTGTCAGTGttaaagtaaataacaaattatGCCAACTTCCC AATGTCATTCCAACAAATCGTCCCAATGTGGAACCAAAACGACCGCCTCGACCAGTAAATGTTACATCAAATGTAAAACTATCGCCAACAGTAACTAATACAATAACTGTCCAGTGGTGTCCCGACTACACACGAGGCTACTGTATTGCGGTGTATTTAGTTAAGAAATTAACATCTGCTCAGTTATTGCAAAGAATGAAACAGAAGGGCGTTAAACCAGCCGATTATACTAGAGCTCTTa TCAAAGAAAAGTTAACTGAAGATGCTGATTGTGAAATTGCTACGACAATGTTGAAGGTATCGTTAAATTGTCCCTTGGGTAAAATGAAAATGTCCATACCATGTCGTGCTTCAACATGCTCACATTTGCAATGTTTCGATGCTAGCCTTTTCCTGCAAATGAATGAACGCAAACCCACTTGGAATTGTCCAGTTTGTGATAAAGCGGCCGTTTATGATAATCTGGTTATTGATGG cTACTTCCAAGAAGTATTGGCCTCAAATTTACTTAAACCAGATGATACTGAAATACAATTGCACAAAGATGGCTCATGGAGCACTCATAGCTTAAGGAATGAAGGTCAAATTTTAGATACACCAACTAAGCCAGTTGAAAAGGTGGAAGTTATTTCAGATGATATTG aACTCATTACCACAGAAGATGTAAAACCAGTCAAGGCTGTAGCTTCCGCATCGCTTAATTCAAATGAACAACCTTCATCAACAACAAATAGTGAAACT gTGGACTTAACACTCAGTGACTCAGATGATGATTTACCTTTGGCAAAGCGTCGTCCTATTGCTAAACCAAATACTAATCAAGGAGCACCATCTTCAACTATGAATGGCAATGGCGGAGGTGGTAATCAAAGAGGCATGTATATGCAACAAAAGAATG
- the Su(var)2-10 gene encoding E3 SUMO-protein ligase PIAS2 isoform X4 — protein sequence MRKTRSQTNAENALLSGSANSSSRSAVVSSSTTATSHQQQQPQQHQMNSGNPQKRSTQTASLNFNEPARIKECEDMLSLLRVVELQKILSYLNISFAGRKIDYQRRILALLRTNFELIAPKVREIYSQSIADQQNNQYGPPEPKRMYSQMQMQPNAGGMVGANTAAQMGTAQQILNPANQAGMQAGVPPGNNVVPFLHAIPTQMPIHPDVRLKKLAFYDVLGTLIKPSSLVPRNAQRIQEVPFYFTLTPQQATEIASNRDIRNSSKIEHAIQVQLRFCLLETSCDQEDCFPPSVSVKVNNKLCQLPNVIPTNRPNVEPKRPPRPVNVTSNVKLSPTVTNTITVQWCPDYTRGYCIAVYLVKKLTSAQLLQRMKQKGVKPADYTRALIKEKLTEDADCEIATTMLKVSLNCPLGKMKMSIPCRASTCSHLQCFDASLFLQMNERKPTWNCPVCDKAAVYDNLVIDGYFQEVLASNLLKPDDTEIQLHKDGSWSTHSLRNEGQILDTPTKPVEKVEVISDDIELITTEDVKPVKAVASASLNSNEQPSSTTNSETVDLTLSDSDDDLPLAKRRPIAKPNTNQGAPSSTMNGNGGGGNQRGMYMQQKNDNDVISLDSPSPPASPVRSDVFLQLQQ from the exons ATGCGTAAGACGCGATCCCAAACCAATGCAGAAAATGCGTTGCTGTCTGGCAGTGCCAATAGCAGTTCGCGTTCTGCAGTTGTATCCTCATCAACAACTGCCACAAGCCACCAGCAGCAACAACCTCAACAGCATCAGATGAATTCCGGCAACCCACAAAAGAGAAGTACTCAAACAGCTTCCCTCAATTTTAATGAACCGGCCAGGATTAAG gaatgTGAAGATATGTTAAGCCTTCTTCGTGTGGTTGAACTGCAAAAGATACTTTCGTATTTAAACATTTCCTTTGCCGGGCGCAAAATTGACTACCAGAGAAGAATTTTAGCATTGCTACGCACTAATTTCGAATTAATTGCACCAAAGGTACGGGAAATTTACTCGCAATCCAT TGCTGATCAACAAAATAATCAATACGGTCCACCGGAGCCAAAAAGAATGTATTCACAAATGCAAATGCAACCGAATGCCGGTGGTATGGTAGGTGCCAATACTGCGGCTCAAATGGGAACAGCACAACAAATCTTAAATCCAGCAAATCAGGCTGGTATGCAAGCAGGTGTACCGCCTGGCAATAATGTAGTACCATTTCTACATGCTATACCCACACAAATGCCGATTCATCCAGATGTACGTTtgaaaaaattagctttttatgATGTGCTGGGCACTTTGATCAAACCTTCGTCGCTGGTGCCTCGTAATGCTCAGCGCATACAGGAAGTACCATTTTATTTTACACTAACACCACAACAAGCCACAGAAATAGCATCGAATCGTGACATTCGCAACAGTTCAAAAATAGAACACGCTATACAAGTGCAGTTAAGATTCTGTCTATTAGAGACTTCATGCGACCAAGAGGATTGCTTTCCGCCAAGTGTCAGTGttaaagtaaataacaaattatGCCAACTTCCC AATGTCATTCCAACAAATCGTCCCAATGTGGAACCAAAACGACCGCCTCGACCAGTAAATGTTACATCAAATGTAAAACTATCGCCAACAGTAACTAATACAATAACTGTCCAGTGGTGTCCCGACTACACACGAGGCTACTGTATTGCGGTGTATTTAGTTAAGAAATTAACATCTGCTCAGTTATTGCAAAGAATGAAACAGAAGGGCGTTAAACCAGCCGATTATACTAGAGCTCTTa TCAAAGAAAAGTTAACTGAAGATGCTGATTGTGAAATTGCTACGACAATGTTGAAGGTATCGTTAAATTGTCCCTTGGGTAAAATGAAAATGTCCATACCATGTCGTGCTTCAACATGCTCACATTTGCAATGTTTCGATGCTAGCCTTTTCCTGCAAATGAATGAACGCAAACCCACTTGGAATTGTCCAGTTTGTGATAAAGCGGCCGTTTATGATAATCTGGTTATTGATGG cTACTTCCAAGAAGTATTGGCCTCAAATTTACTTAAACCAGATGATACTGAAATACAATTGCACAAAGATGGCTCATGGAGCACTCATAGCTTAAGGAATGAAGGTCAAATTTTAGATACACCAACTAAGCCAGTTGAAAAGGTGGAAGTTATTTCAGATGATATTG aACTCATTACCACAGAAGATGTAAAACCAGTCAAGGCTGTAGCTTCCGCATCGCTTAATTCAAATGAACAACCTTCATCAACAACAAATAGTGAAACT gTGGACTTAACACTCAGTGACTCAGATGATGATTTACCTTTGGCAAAGCGTCGTCCTATTGCTAAACCAAATACTAATCAAGGAGCACCATCTTCAACTATGAATGGCAATGGCGGAGGTGGTAATCAAAGAGGCATGTATATGCAACAAAAGAATG
- the Su(var)2-10 gene encoding E3 SUMO-protein ligase PIAS2 isoform X5 — protein MRKTRSQTNAENALLSGSANSSSRSAVVSSSTTATSHQQQQPQQHQMNSGNPQKRSTQTASLNFNEPARIKECEDMLSLLRVVELQKILSYLNISFAGRKIDYQRRILALLRTNFELIAPKVREIYSQSIADQQNNQYGPPEPKRMYSQMQMQPNAGGMVGANTAAQMGTAQQILNPANQAGMQAGVPPGNNVVPFLHAIPTQMPIHPDVRLKKLAFYDVLGTLIKPSSLVPRNAQRIQEVPFYFTLTPQQATEIASNRDIRNSSKIEHAIQVQLRFCLLETSCDQEDCFPPSVSVKVNNKLCQLPNVIPTNRPNVEPKRPPRPVNVTSNVKLSPTVTNTITVQWCPDYTRGYCIAVYLVKKLTSAQLLQRMKQKGVKPADYTRALIKEKLTEDADCEIATTMLKVSLNCPLGKMKMSIPCRASTCSHLQCFDASLFLQMNERKPTWNCPVCDKAAVYDNLVIDGYFQEVLASNLLKPDDTEIQLHKDGSWSTHSLRNEGQILDTPTKPVEKVEVISDDIELITTEDVKPVKAVASASLNSNEQPSSTTNSETVDLTLSDSDDDLPLAKRRPIAKPNTNQGAPSSTMNGNGGGGNQRGMYMQQKNARR, from the exons ATGCGTAAGACGCGATCCCAAACCAATGCAGAAAATGCGTTGCTGTCTGGCAGTGCCAATAGCAGTTCGCGTTCTGCAGTTGTATCCTCATCAACAACTGCCACAAGCCACCAGCAGCAACAACCTCAACAGCATCAGATGAATTCCGGCAACCCACAAAAGAGAAGTACTCAAACAGCTTCCCTCAATTTTAATGAACCGGCCAGGATTAAG gaatgTGAAGATATGTTAAGCCTTCTTCGTGTGGTTGAACTGCAAAAGATACTTTCGTATTTAAACATTTCCTTTGCCGGGCGCAAAATTGACTACCAGAGAAGAATTTTAGCATTGCTACGCACTAATTTCGAATTAATTGCACCAAAGGTACGGGAAATTTACTCGCAATCCAT TGCTGATCAACAAAATAATCAATACGGTCCACCGGAGCCAAAAAGAATGTATTCACAAATGCAAATGCAACCGAATGCCGGTGGTATGGTAGGTGCCAATACTGCGGCTCAAATGGGAACAGCACAACAAATCTTAAATCCAGCAAATCAGGCTGGTATGCAAGCAGGTGTACCGCCTGGCAATAATGTAGTACCATTTCTACATGCTATACCCACACAAATGCCGATTCATCCAGATGTACGTTtgaaaaaattagctttttatgATGTGCTGGGCACTTTGATCAAACCTTCGTCGCTGGTGCCTCGTAATGCTCAGCGCATACAGGAAGTACCATTTTATTTTACACTAACACCACAACAAGCCACAGAAATAGCATCGAATCGTGACATTCGCAACAGTTCAAAAATAGAACACGCTATACAAGTGCAGTTAAGATTCTGTCTATTAGAGACTTCATGCGACCAAGAGGATTGCTTTCCGCCAAGTGTCAGTGttaaagtaaataacaaattatGCCAACTTCCC AATGTCATTCCAACAAATCGTCCCAATGTGGAACCAAAACGACCGCCTCGACCAGTAAATGTTACATCAAATGTAAAACTATCGCCAACAGTAACTAATACAATAACTGTCCAGTGGTGTCCCGACTACACACGAGGCTACTGTATTGCGGTGTATTTAGTTAAGAAATTAACATCTGCTCAGTTATTGCAAAGAATGAAACAGAAGGGCGTTAAACCAGCCGATTATACTAGAGCTCTTa TCAAAGAAAAGTTAACTGAAGATGCTGATTGTGAAATTGCTACGACAATGTTGAAGGTATCGTTAAATTGTCCCTTGGGTAAAATGAAAATGTCCATACCATGTCGTGCTTCAACATGCTCACATTTGCAATGTTTCGATGCTAGCCTTTTCCTGCAAATGAATGAACGCAAACCCACTTGGAATTGTCCAGTTTGTGATAAAGCGGCCGTTTATGATAATCTGGTTATTGATGG cTACTTCCAAGAAGTATTGGCCTCAAATTTACTTAAACCAGATGATACTGAAATACAATTGCACAAAGATGGCTCATGGAGCACTCATAGCTTAAGGAATGAAGGTCAAATTTTAGATACACCAACTAAGCCAGTTGAAAAGGTGGAAGTTATTTCAGATGATATTG aACTCATTACCACAGAAGATGTAAAACCAGTCAAGGCTGTAGCTTCCGCATCGCTTAATTCAAATGAACAACCTTCATCAACAACAAATAGTGAAACT gTGGACTTAACACTCAGTGACTCAGATGATGATTTACCTTTGGCAAAGCGTCGTCCTATTGCTAAACCAAATACTAATCAAGGAGCACCATCTTCAACTATGAATGGCAATGGCGGAGGTGGTAATCAAAGAGGCATGTATATGCAACAAAAGAATG